One window of the Endomicrobium proavitum genome contains the following:
- a CDS encoding SEL1-like repeat protein yields MQNFLKVFLALFITFSLLSAANAEKTVKELEELSAMGDIVSQYNLGYYYYKGEYGLPQDYKKAFEYFLLAASQDDAEAQLQVAVMYKNGLGTQQDIHKAVEFYAKASSHGITSAQYNLAVIYEQDKNYNQAFKYYTLASNAGDAQAQNNLALMYEQARGTAQDFGKAENLYLKSAASGNVAAQNNLAGLYAIKLKEPQKAIEWYIKAANAGVVSAQYNLGVIYDQLQDYKKAFEYYSLAAEKNNTAAQYNLAILYEDGKGVEKNYKKAIELYAKAAQSNDSAAQNNLGVLSFHGADGVEKDYSKAAAYFTLAAKNGNRTAAKNLEELNKPSRVNANIVKESSKDITR; encoded by the coding sequence ATGCAAAACTTTCTTAAAGTCTTTTTAGCGTTGTTTATTACATTTTCACTTTTAAGCGCTGCAAACGCGGAAAAAACAGTTAAAGAACTTGAAGAACTCTCCGCCATGGGCGATATAGTTTCGCAATATAATCTTGGATACTATTATTATAAAGGAGAATACGGATTGCCCCAAGATTACAAAAAAGCTTTTGAATATTTTTTGCTTGCAGCTTCTCAGGATGACGCAGAAGCCCAGCTTCAAGTTGCCGTTATGTATAAAAACGGTTTAGGGACACAGCAAGACATACATAAAGCCGTTGAATTCTACGCCAAAGCTTCTTCTCATGGAATTACGTCGGCACAATATAATCTGGCAGTTATATATGAACAAGACAAAAATTATAATCAAGCTTTTAAATATTACACGCTTGCCTCAAACGCCGGCGATGCGCAGGCTCAAAATAATTTAGCTTTAATGTATGAGCAAGCAAGAGGAACTGCCCAAGATTTTGGTAAAGCTGAAAATTTATATTTAAAATCTGCGGCAAGCGGGAATGTAGCGGCACAAAATAATTTAGCGGGTCTTTACGCAATAAAACTTAAAGAACCGCAAAAAGCCATAGAGTGGTATATAAAAGCCGCAAACGCGGGAGTAGTTAGCGCGCAATATAATCTTGGAGTAATTTACGACCAGCTGCAAGATTATAAAAAAGCTTTTGAATATTATTCTTTAGCGGCAGAAAAAAATAATACAGCCGCGCAATATAATCTTGCAATTTTGTATGAAGACGGGAAAGGGGTAGAAAAAAATTACAAAAAAGCCATAGAGCTTTATGCTAAAGCCGCGCAAAGCAACGATTCTGCAGCGCAAAACAATTTGGGCGTTTTAAGCTTTCACGGCGCCGACGGGGTTGAAAAAGATTACAGCAAAGCAGCCGCATATTTTACTCTTGCGGCAAAAAACGGAAACCGGACGGCTGCAAAAAATTTAGAAGAGCTCAATAAACCGTCGCGCGTTAATGCAAATATTGTAAAAGAAAGTTCAAAAGACATAACCAGATAA
- the murJ gene encoding murein biosynthesis integral membrane protein MurJ, whose translation MEQEHKTLTKNAGKTAFGTTLSRILGYARDMLVANVFGAGMFADAFYAAFRIPNLFRRLFGEGSFSAAFIPVFSQYLHAKDKSETQKMLNAVFTALVLVLAAITVLGVFFSPILVKIIAWGFTNDPEKMQLTIELTRMMFPFILFICLAAFLLAILNTLHSFFIPAFTPSMLSFSEIFYMLAIAPALYPQNQIKGLAVSVIIGGALHFGTQYPKLKNLGWHLKFQLNLKHPAIKQIAFLMIPSMIGLSVDQINAFVDNICASFLASGSITALYYSNRLMQLPLAIFGLAFASVSLPAMSKAYAQKDMTTLKSSLNYSIRFSVFTLLPAAVGLTVIGLPITKLLFEHGKFDDIASIVTNNALFFYSLGLPAYAMAKIFANAFYAFQDTKTPVITAAIAMVLHAGLCYILMYPMGVGGLALATAAASYFNMILLIIYLRRKIGRLGIKKILLSGLKSLLASAATGVAAFFACKVSGSLFISVPAAIAAGAVAFFIIAKLLKSEELSVFTRLFNKNEQTS comes from the coding sequence ATGGAACAAGAACATAAAACATTAACAAAAAACGCCGGCAAAACAGCATTCGGCACAACGCTGTCGCGTATTTTAGGATATGCAAGAGATATGCTTGTAGCCAACGTATTTGGCGCGGGCATGTTTGCCGACGCCTTTTACGCGGCGTTTAGAATACCTAATCTTTTCAGACGTTTATTTGGGGAAGGTTCATTCTCGGCGGCGTTTATTCCGGTGTTTAGCCAATATCTGCACGCAAAAGATAAAAGCGAAACGCAAAAAATGTTAAATGCCGTCTTTACGGCTTTGGTATTAGTGTTGGCTGCAATAACTGTTTTGGGAGTGTTTTTCTCGCCGATTCTTGTGAAAATTATCGCATGGGGGTTTACCAACGACCCCGAGAAAATGCAGCTTACAATAGAACTGACAAGAATGATGTTTCCTTTCATTCTGTTTATATGTTTAGCCGCATTTTTGCTTGCAATACTAAACACGCTCCACTCATTTTTTATTCCGGCGTTTACGCCTTCAATGCTTAGTTTTTCTGAAATATTTTACATGCTTGCAATAGCGCCGGCGCTGTATCCGCAAAATCAAATTAAGGGTCTTGCGGTAAGCGTTATAATAGGCGGCGCGCTTCATTTTGGAACGCAATATCCAAAACTAAAAAATCTTGGCTGGCATTTAAAGTTTCAACTAAATTTAAAGCATCCCGCAATAAAACAAATTGCGTTTTTAATGATTCCGTCAATGATAGGGCTTTCCGTAGATCAAATAAACGCTTTTGTAGATAACATCTGCGCGTCTTTCTTGGCAAGCGGTTCAATTACGGCGCTTTATTATTCTAACAGATTAATGCAGCTGCCGCTGGCAATTTTCGGGCTTGCGTTTGCAAGCGTTTCGCTGCCGGCAATGTCAAAAGCTTACGCGCAAAAAGATATGACAACGCTTAAAAGTTCTTTAAACTATTCCATACGTTTTAGCGTTTTCACGCTGCTTCCCGCTGCGGTGGGGTTAACTGTTATAGGGTTGCCAATAACAAAACTTCTTTTTGAACACGGAAAGTTTGACGACATTGCGTCAATAGTAACAAATAACGCTTTATTTTTTTATTCTTTAGGACTGCCGGCTTACGCAATGGCAAAAATATTTGCTAACGCTTTTTACGCTTTTCAAGACACAAAAACCCCTGTAATAACTGCGGCGATAGCTATGGTTTTACATGCTGGATTGTGTTACATCTTAATGTACCCTATGGGGGTTGGCGGGCTTGCGCTTGCAACTGCGGCGGCTTCTTATTTCAATATGATTTTATTGATAATTTATTTAAGAAGAAAAATCGGCAGGCTCGGCATTAAAAAAATTCTATTGTCCGGACTAAAATCTTTATTGGCTTCTGCAGCAACGGGCGTTGCGGCATTTTTTGCATGTAAAGTTTCAGGCAGCTTATTTATTTCGGTTCCTGCGGCAATAGCCGCGGGAGCGGTTGCGTTTTTTATAATAGCAAAACTTTTAAAATCCGAAGAGTTAAGCGTGTTTACGCGCTTATTTAATAAAAATGAACAAACATCTTGA
- a CDS encoding antitoxin, with protein sequence MSATIAKVFTSGNSQAIRLPKKFRFSVDEVYISKENNKLIIVPKNKKWESKEEIINFFSAVHCPDFKLSRKDSKPQKRNLF encoded by the coding sequence ATGAGCGCAACAATTGCAAAGGTTTTTACAAGCGGAAACTCGCAGGCTATAAGACTGCCTAAAAAGTTTCGTTTTAGCGTTGATGAAGTTTATATATCAAAAGAAAATAATAAATTAATAATTGTGCCTAAAAATAAGAAGTGGGAATCAAAAGAAGAAATTATAAACTTCTTTTCTGCAGTGCATTGCCCTGATTTTAAACTTTCAAGAAAAGATTCAAAACCACAGAAAAGGAATCTATTCTAA
- the vapC gene encoding type II toxin-antitoxin system tRNA(fMet)-specific endonuclease VapC — MSKTYILDTDICSYIIRENPKTVIDKFWEHKNDDFYITSITLAELMYGVAHKGSAKIAKQVEVFLSRMMIIDFNDTAAEEYAKIRYTLEKTGNTIGNMDMLIAACALACDGTLITNNKKHFLKIPNLKIEHWL; from the coding sequence ATGTCAAAAACGTATATCCTTGATACCGATATTTGTAGTTACATTATAAGAGAAAATCCAAAAACAGTGATAGATAAGTTTTGGGAACATAAAAACGATGATTTTTATATAACATCTATAACTCTTGCGGAACTTATGTATGGCGTTGCGCATAAAGGTTCTGCCAAAATTGCAAAACAAGTGGAAGTATTCCTTTCCCGTATGATGATAATAGATTTTAATGATACGGCAGCAGAAGAATACGCAAAAATTCGCTACACACTTGAAAAAACAGGCAATACTATAGGTAATATGGACATGCTAATTGCAGCTTGCGCACTTGCTTGCGACGGAACTCTTATTACAAACAACAAAAAACATTTCTTAAAAATTCCCAATTTAAAAATAGAGCATTGGTTATAA
- a CDS encoding methylated-DNA--[protein]-cysteine S-methyltransferase produces MKKLSKEILEKMKNYPPFYVKVWKECFNIPAGKTLTYLQLAKKIGAPKAARAVGTALSKNPFAPVVPCHRVIRTDGKMGGFSAKGGIKLKLKMLDYEKRTGKNAKLS; encoded by the coding sequence ATGAAAAAACTTTCAAAAGAAATTTTAGAAAAAATGAAAAACTACCCGCCTTTTTATGTAAAAGTTTGGAAAGAATGTTTCAATATTCCGGCGGGAAAAACATTAACCTATTTGCAGCTTGCAAAAAAGATAGGCGCCCCGAAAGCCGCAAGAGCCGTAGGCACAGCTTTAAGCAAAAATCCGTTTGCGCCTGTTGTTCCGTGCCACAGAGTTATAAGAACCGACGGAAAAATGGGCGGGTTTTCCGCAAAAGGCGGAATAAAACTTAAACTTAAAATGTTGGATTATGAAAAAAGGACGGGTAAAAATGCAAAACTTTCTTAA
- a CDS encoding RluA family pseudouridine synthase, which yields MVIKCQAITKAHQTTEFKSIQIYSQGNEQKTMKPPIEIIYQDDNILVINKPPKVLVIPDQHTHENRTLVGLLKKKLNQKIWVVHRIDRDTTGVLVFAKNAEAHRNLSMQFEKSQVKKKYIALLSGVLEEDEGAINKPILVSDRDVSIDDEGKDSITDFTVLERFKSYTLVEARPQTGRRHQIRIHFWSLGHPLAIDSDYGVYDPILLSAFKRNYKEKDGQKEKPLIDRLTLHAAELTLTLPATKEQKTFTAPLPKDFEITLKQLRKYYK from the coding sequence TTGGTTATAAAATGTCAAGCTATCACAAAGGCACATCAAACAACAGAATTTAAGTCTATTCAGATCTATAGTCAAGGAAATGAGCAAAAAACCATGAAACCGCCAATAGAAATTATTTATCAAGACGATAACATACTTGTTATAAACAAACCTCCAAAAGTGTTGGTTATTCCGGATCAGCATACGCATGAGAATAGGACGTTGGTGGGGTTGCTTAAAAAGAAGCTTAATCAAAAAATTTGGGTTGTGCATCGCATTGACCGTGATACCACCGGAGTTTTAGTGTTTGCTAAAAATGCGGAGGCTCATAGAAATTTAAGCATGCAGTTTGAAAAATCGCAGGTGAAGAAAAAATATATTGCATTGCTTTCCGGCGTGTTGGAAGAAGATGAAGGCGCTATAAATAAACCTATTTTAGTTTCCGACAGAGATGTTTCTATAGACGACGAAGGGAAAGATTCTATAACGGATTTTACAGTTTTGGAGCGTTTTAAAAGCTACACATTAGTTGAAGCGCGTCCGCAAACAGGGCGCAGACATCAGATAAGAATACATTTTTGGTCTCTCGGACATCCGCTTGCTATAGACAGCGATTACGGCGTTTACGACCCGATTCTTTTATCTGCATTTAAACGAAACTACAAAGAAAAAGACGGTCAAAAAGAAAAACCGCTTATAGACAGGCTTACGCTTCATGCGGCAGAGTTAACGCTAACGCTGCCCGCCACTAAAGAGCAAAAAACTTTCACAGCGCCGCTGCCGAAAGATTTTGAAATTACGCTCAAACAGCTTCGGAAATATTATAAATAA
- a CDS encoding lipoate--protein ligase family protein yields MLLFIKDKPRNAAMNMAIDEVIFDNLQDDAVLRIYLWDKAYTTIGYFQKNEAEATRRLTGGLLVNHKNDVSYGFCANAQSWQHIYNQEDTYKYIHTAIKKALKALGYNSNFAQVTSQKQTLCVQTLYTDDLMYNGKKILGSCMRRRGKKILVQGSVHLQLEDAAIEKFAAEFAKNLAEILDTNFKEIKLTDAHLQKAKAIAEEKYLNDSWNKKF; encoded by the coding sequence ATGCTTTTATTTATTAAAGACAAGCCGCGCAATGCGGCAATGAATATGGCAATAGACGAGGTTATTTTTGACAATCTGCAAGACGATGCAGTCTTAAGAATTTATCTTTGGGATAAAGCTTACACAACAATCGGCTACTTTCAAAAAAATGAGGCTGAAGCCACAAGAAGGCTTACCGGCGGACTTTTGGTTAATCACAAAAATGACGTCTCTTACGGTTTCTGCGCAAACGCTCAAAGCTGGCAGCACATTTACAATCAGGAAGATACTTATAAATATATTCACACGGCAATAAAAAAAGCTCTTAAAGCCTTAGGATACAATTCAAATTTTGCACAGGTAACTTCGCAAAAACAAACGCTGTGCGTTCAAACGCTTTACACGGACGATTTAATGTATAACGGAAAAAAGATTCTCGGCTCTTGCATGCGCAGGAGAGGCAAAAAGATTTTAGTTCAAGGTTCCGTTCACTTGCAGCTGGAAGACGCTGCAATAGAAAAATTTGCAGCGGAATTTGCAAAAAATCTTGCAGAAATACTTGATACAAATTTTAAAGAAATAAAATTAACAGATGCGCATTTGCAAAAAGCAAAAGCGATTGCCGAAGAAAAATATTTAAACGATAGTTGGAATAAAAAGTTTTAA
- the mscL gene encoding large-conductance mechanosensitive channel protein MscL — translation MFLKSFFKEFKDFAVKGNVIDMAVGIIIGAAFNNIVNSLVKDIIMPPIGILLGNIDFTNLFVVLKDGKILPPYNTLASAQSAGAVTLNIGSFINYTISFIIVAFAVFLMIKALNKFKEKPAPAPINTKECPYCATTIPLKAIKCPNCTENLK, via the coding sequence ATGTTTCTTAAATCGTTTTTTAAAGAATTCAAAGATTTTGCCGTAAAAGGCAATGTTATTGACATGGCAGTCGGCATAATTATCGGCGCCGCGTTCAATAATATAGTAAACTCTCTTGTTAAAGATATTATAATGCCGCCGATAGGAATTCTTTTAGGCAATATAGATTTTACAAACTTATTTGTAGTTCTAAAAGACGGGAAAATTTTACCGCCATACAATACTCTTGCGTCAGCGCAATCCGCCGGAGCGGTAACATTAAACATCGGCTCGTTTATCAACTACACTATTTCGTTTATAATAGTTGCCTTTGCAGTTTTTCTAATGATTAAAGCGTTAAACAAATTTAAAGAAAAACCTGCGCCTGCTCCTATAAATACAAAAGAATGCCCGTATTGCGCAACTACAATTCCGCTAAAAGCAATAAAATGTCCAAACTGCACGGAGAATTTAAAATGA
- a CDS encoding excinuclease ABC subunit UvrC translates to MNKHLENIPKLPGVYIMRDGIGNIIYIGKAKSLKDRISSYFNADSESKSTAIITSMRKIDYILCASEREALIIERQLINKVQPYFNAMWKDDKSYPYIKFSLQEDFPRLTLTRKKLKDGAEYFGPYPQIFYIKKLVRWLVKLFKIRPCKLDFSEDKLPEEKKVKSCIYVHTDMCYGPCLGKISSADYKNKIKDIELFLNGKFKKLADEWETQMSELSSQLKYEQAQEIRDRLYALQNMSERVMISEITQNDINKSVERADSINELKQVLHLKHMPAVIEGFDNSNIQGTNAVASMVRFTNGIADKKNYRRFKIKTVTGADDFASMHEVVFRRYSGIIRKNEKLPDLILIDGGKGQLSAAAGALEELQVLTPVISLAKKNEEIFFPQKDKPLVLSKHSAALKLLQSVRDESHRFAVSYHRKLREKEFLNDK, encoded by the coding sequence ATGAACAAACATCTTGAAAACATACCTAAACTTCCGGGCGTATATATTATGCGCGACGGAATCGGTAATATTATTTATATCGGCAAGGCAAAAAGCCTTAAAGACAGAATATCTTCGTATTTTAACGCCGACAGCGAGTCTAAATCAACCGCAATAATTACTTCTATGCGCAAAATAGATTATATTTTGTGCGCGTCGGAAAGAGAAGCTCTGATCATTGAAAGACAGCTTATAAATAAAGTTCAGCCGTATTTTAACGCTATGTGGAAAGACGATAAGTCTTATCCTTACATAAAATTTTCGCTTCAGGAAGATTTTCCAAGACTTACTTTAACAAGAAAAAAACTTAAAGACGGCGCAGAGTATTTTGGTCCTTATCCGCAGATTTTTTATATCAAAAAACTTGTGCGCTGGCTTGTAAAACTTTTTAAAATACGTCCGTGCAAACTTGATTTTTCCGAAGACAAGCTTCCTGAAGAAAAAAAAGTTAAGTCGTGCATATATGTTCACACGGATATGTGTTACGGTCCGTGTCTTGGCAAAATAAGCTCGGCGGATTATAAAAATAAAATTAAAGACATAGAACTTTTTCTAAATGGAAAATTTAAAAAACTTGCCGACGAATGGGAAACTCAAATGAGCGAGTTAAGTTCTCAACTGAAATACGAGCAGGCGCAGGAAATACGCGACAGGCTTTACGCGCTGCAAAACATGTCTGAAAGAGTAATGATTAGCGAAATAACGCAGAATGATATAAATAAATCCGTAGAGCGCGCAGACAGCATCAACGAGCTTAAACAGGTTTTACATTTAAAACATATGCCCGCCGTTATAGAAGGCTTTGATAATTCAAACATTCAGGGAACTAACGCCGTGGCTTCTATGGTTCGCTTTACAAACGGTATTGCGGACAAAAAAAATTACCGCAGATTTAAAATAAAAACAGTCACAGGCGCCGATGATTTTGCAAGCATGCATGAAGTTGTTTTTCGCAGATATTCCGGCATAATAAGAAAGAATGAAAAACTGCCCGACTTAATTTTAATTGACGGCGGCAAGGGACAATTAAGCGCAGCTGCAGGCGCCTTGGAAGAATTGCAGGTGCTAACGCCGGTAATTTCGCTTGCTAAAAAAAACGAAGAAATATTTTTTCCGCAAAAAGATAAACCGCTTGTATTAAGCAAACATTCCGCAGCGCTAAAACTTTTGCAATCCGTGCGGGACGAATCTCACAGATTTGCGGTAAGTTATCACAGAAAGCTAAGAGAAAAAGAGTTTTTAAACGACAAGTAG
- the ligA gene encoding NAD-dependent DNA ligase LigA produces MNKDIKNRIHYLRDEIERHNKLYYGADNPEISDAEYDILVKELEKLERENPEFALKNSPTQKVSGFASSSFEKVKHAVPMLSLDNTYNEAEIAAWYDRVCKNLIANYRLPTTNNNLEFTIEPKIDGVSASLTYINGNLTIGATRGDGETGEDITENIKTISEIPQKLNVTNPPLFFELRGEVYINKADFEKINEEILAADGQKFANPRNAAAGSLRQKNPQITAQRKLKFFVHSYGKIEQQSAKLKVKSENAEKNNYIDPTPLHKTTNNNNPAAVNSPFTKGVDANADGVFSDQAKSQGDGGSDTALFQTHSDFLNYCQKCGFKLQADIITCKTLKEILTFINKMMQKREELPYEIDGLVIKVNSQAQQKELGYTNKSPRWAIAYKFPAKQATTKLNKIEVHVGRTGIITPRAILEPVALGGVTISHATLHNFEEIERLNVNEGDTILIERAGDVIPKIIKVVIKNSENYFQPPKNCPSCNSKIVKEDEQEVGYRCINPECPAQFRRHLMHFVSRNAMDIDGFGEAIIDQLLEKKKLKILADIYRLTFEDFLELELFKEKKANNLIKAINDSKTRPLSRLLFALGIRHIGEKASEIIVKRFKTIEAIYAATVDDFTRINEIGDVLAISLKEFFEEPEVKHVIDTLIAAGVNTTEPETTSAGTKFEGKTFVLTGELINYTREEAGAIIKSLGGKVTNSVSKKTDYVVTGENAGSKLDKAKELGVRVIDSKKFEELLKL; encoded by the coding sequence ATGAATAAAGACATAAAAAACCGCATACATTATTTAAGAGATGAAATTGAACGCCATAATAAACTTTATTACGGCGCAGATAATCCTGAAATATCAGACGCCGAATACGACATTCTGGTTAAAGAACTTGAAAAGCTTGAAAGAGAAAATCCGGAATTTGCATTAAAAAATTCTCCAACGCAAAAAGTGTCCGGCTTTGCTTCTTCGTCTTTTGAGAAAGTAAAACACGCAGTGCCGATGTTATCGCTTGATAACACTTACAACGAAGCGGAAATCGCCGCATGGTACGATAGAGTTTGCAAGAATTTAATTGCGAATTACCGGTTGCCAACTACCAACAACAATCTTGAATTCACAATAGAACCCAAAATAGACGGCGTAAGCGCAAGCCTTACCTATATCAACGGAAATTTAACAATCGGCGCTACGCGCGGCGACGGGGAAACAGGCGAAGACATTACGGAAAACATAAAAACAATTAGCGAAATTCCGCAAAAACTTAATGTTACAAACCCGCCGCTATTTTTTGAACTTCGCGGCGAAGTTTATATAAACAAAGCTGATTTTGAAAAAATAAACGAAGAAATTTTAGCAGCAGACGGACAAAAATTTGCCAACCCACGCAACGCCGCGGCCGGTTCGCTGCGTCAAAAAAATCCGCAAATTACAGCTCAACGCAAACTAAAATTTTTCGTCCACTCATACGGTAAAATAGAACAACAAAGTGCAAAGTTGAAAGTGAAAAGTGAAAATGCGGAGAAAAACAATTACATAGACCCTACGCCTTTACACAAAACGACAAATAATAACAATCCGGCAGCCGTAAATTCCCCTTTTACAAAAGGGGTGGACGCGAATGCGGACGGGGTATTTTCCGATCAAGCGAAGAGTCAAGGGGACGGTGGTAGTGACACCGCGTTATTCCAAACTCATTCTGACTTTTTAAATTACTGTCAAAAATGCGGCTTCAAGCTTCAAGCAGACATTATAACCTGCAAAACGTTAAAAGAAATTCTTACTTTTATAAATAAAATGATGCAAAAAAGGGAAGAACTTCCCTACGAAATAGACGGGCTTGTAATAAAAGTAAACTCGCAAGCGCAGCAAAAAGAACTTGGCTACACAAATAAAAGCCCGCGCTGGGCTATAGCGTATAAGTTTCCGGCAAAACAGGCTACTACAAAATTAAATAAAATAGAAGTTCACGTAGGACGAACAGGAATAATAACGCCTCGCGCAATTTTAGAGCCGGTAGCTTTGGGCGGCGTAACAATATCGCATGCAACGCTTCATAATTTTGAAGAGATAGAACGCTTAAATGTAAATGAAGGCGACACAATTTTAATAGAGCGCGCCGGCGACGTAATCCCTAAAATAATAAAGGTTGTTATAAAAAACAGCGAAAACTATTTTCAGCCGCCAAAAAATTGTCCGTCGTGCAACAGCAAAATTGTTAAAGAGGACGAGCAAGAAGTTGGCTACAGATGTATAAATCCGGAATGTCCCGCGCAGTTTAGACGCCATTTAATGCATTTTGTAAGCAGAAACGCTATGGACATAGACGGTTTCGGCGAAGCAATAATAGACCAGCTTTTAGAAAAGAAAAAACTTAAAATTTTGGCAGACATTTACCGCTTAACCTTTGAAGATTTTTTAGAACTTGAACTTTTCAAAGAAAAGAAAGCCAACAATTTAATAAAAGCAATCAACGACAGCAAAACCCGTCCGTTAAGCAGATTGTTATTTGCACTTGGCATACGCCACATAGGCGAGAAAGCCTCAGAAATAATCGTCAAACGCTTTAAAACAATTGAAGCCATATATGCCGCCACCGTTGATGACTTCACAAGAATAAACGAAATAGGCGACGTTTTAGCCATATCCTTGAAAGAGTTTTTTGAAGAGCCGGAAGTAAAACACGTAATTGATACATTAATTGCCGCCGGCGTAAACACAACCGAACCCGAAACAACGTCTGCCGGCACAAAATTTGAAGGCAAAACCTTCGTCCTGACCGGCGAACTAATAAACTATACAAGAGAAGAAGCAGGCGCAATAATAAAATCTTTAGGCGGAAAAGTAACAAACTCTGTAAGCAAAAAAACGGATTACGTGGTAACCGGAGAAAATGCAGGAAGCAAGCTGGATAAGGCAAAAGAGCTGGGTGTGAGGGTTATTGACAGTAAAAAATTTGAGGAGCTGTTGAAGTTGTAA
- the nusB gene encoding transcription antitermination factor NusB has product MSSRREARECSLQMLYATDNCAMDCNAVYSCFDEYYPKGEPYKEFALKLFKGVCDKREEIDALINSYAKNWDLKRMAAVDRNIIRLAAYEVIDMPQTPINVIIDEAVEISKKYSTKDSSKFVNGILDKLKAVRNK; this is encoded by the coding sequence ATGAGCAGCAGAAGAGAAGCAAGAGAATGTTCTTTGCAGATGCTATACGCTACCGACAACTGCGCAATGGATTGCAATGCAGTGTATTCGTGTTTTGACGAATATTACCCCAAAGGCGAGCCTTACAAAGAATTTGCTCTTAAACTTTTTAAAGGCGTCTGCGATAAACGCGAAGAAATAGACGCTCTCATAAACAGCTACGCAAAAAATTGGGATCTTAAACGAATGGCGGCGGTAGATCGCAATATTATAAGACTTGCCGCCTACGAAGTTATAGATATGCCGCAAACACCCATCAATGTTATCATAGACGAAGCCGTAGAAATTTCAAAGAAATATTCCACAAAAGATTCAAGCAAGTTTGTCAACGGTATTTTAGATAAACTAAAAGCCGTCCGAAATAAATAA
- the rlmN gene encoding 23S rRNA (adenine(2503)-C(2))-methyltransferase RlmN produces the protein MKKYLLDFTGAQFRAAANSIIKQDYRLKQIIEWVYVKKAASFEEFTNLPKDLREKLNETFFLRSLKIVKKEKSIIDGTVRYTFQTLDKKYFFAVFLPAKGKNSVCISSQIGCPVACAFCSSGKVKLARNLSRGEIIEQILQIENDAKEKVSGVLFMGMGEPMLNFNNLDLVLKSLLSNKEFGIGKRHITVSTVGIVPAIEKLADENFGVRLAISLHAVDEKQRKKLIPNNLGFKIEEILSAGKYYLKKTNSRLTIEYILVKDINDNVADAHKLTRLMRKNDLINPDVQVNLIPFNPVADVNFKTPAQESIQKFKNILKVNGITTNVRQAKGADISAACGQLGY, from the coding sequence ATGAAAAAGTATCTTCTTGATTTCACCGGCGCGCAGTTTAGAGCTGCGGCAAATTCAATAATAAAGCAAGACTACAGATTAAAACAAATTATTGAGTGGGTTTACGTAAAAAAAGCCGCGTCTTTTGAAGAGTTTACAAACCTTCCGAAAGATCTGCGCGAAAAATTAAACGAAACTTTTTTTCTGCGCTCTTTAAAAATAGTAAAAAAAGAAAAATCCATAATAGACGGCACCGTGCGATATACGTTTCAAACATTAGACAAAAAATATTTTTTTGCCGTATTTTTGCCGGCAAAAGGTAAAAACTCAGTGTGTATTTCATCTCAAATAGGCTGTCCTGTTGCGTGCGCTTTTTGCTCTTCGGGTAAAGTTAAACTTGCAAGAAATTTATCGCGCGGGGAAATTATTGAGCAAATTTTGCAAATTGAAAACGACGCAAAAGAAAAAGTTTCCGGCGTCTTATTTATGGGCATGGGCGAGCCGATGTTAAACTTTAACAATCTTGATTTGGTTTTAAAATCGCTTCTCTCAAATAAAGAATTCGGTATCGGCAAAAGACACATAACAGTTTCAACCGTCGGTATTGTTCCAGCTATAGAAAAACTTGCCGACGAAAATTTCGGCGTACGTCTTGCAATTTCGCTTCATGCCGTTGACGAAAAACAGAGAAAAAAACTTATTCCAAATAATTTAGGTTTTAAAATAGAAGAAATTTTAAGCGCCGGAAAATACTATCTTAAAAAAACAAATTCGCGGCTTACAATTGAATACATTCTTGTAAAAGACATCAATGACAACGTTGCCGACGCGCACAAACTTACAAGGCTAATGCGTAAAAACGATCTTATAAATCCGGACGTTCAGGTAAACTTAATACCTTTTAATCCGGTTGCAGACGTAAACTTTAAAACTCCGGCGCAGGAATCTATTCAAAAGTTTAAAAATATTTTAAAAGTTAACGGGATTACAACGAATGTCCGGCAAGCAAAAGGCGCCGATATAAGCGCCGCCTGCGGTCAGCTTGGGTACTAA